From one Misgurnus anguillicaudatus chromosome 2, ASM2758022v2, whole genome shotgun sequence genomic stretch:
- the LOC129441603 gene encoding uncharacterized protein isoform X1 codes for MASEPSYWTWKRKSRARVKEQLDSIQAEFDVLYEDGVIDEDGVIDEDGVIDEDGVIDEDGVIDEDGVIDEDGVIDEDGVIDEDGVIEGFPCDVEEMDLESILSDESFCDSDSESETKINNLEDELTTWALEENVTHSALNKLLRVLQCHHPSLPLDARTLLKTTRSEVMAVQEKAGGTYHYFGILPSMRSTLEAYHSNLTSGMCLKLQINVDGLPLFRSSSTQFWPILGFVQNLPNHKPFVIALFAGNGKPELYEYMEDFVEDINNLEKGFFFKEIPLSLKLEAMVCDAPARAFLKCVKGHTGYSGCEKCTQEGEYLNNRVVFPITGAPLRRDEDFIDMTDEAHHLGSSPLPATSLGLVSGFPLDFMHLVCLGVMRRLVYLWLKGPLSCRLSSGQVNMLSEQLENVRRYTPVEFNRRPRTLQEIDRWKASEFRQLLLYTGPVLLKSFLHAAVYKHFLLFYVGILILSSKKLFATYTDYANNALVFFVEHFRKMYGDTYISYNVHNLVHLAQDAKVHGTLDCFSVFKFENFMKTLKKMVRKPQSPCSQVVKRILERGTTPVPRVVGLGLRKEHLNGPLPDIFPDAVQYSVYKTEQFTLKLDTANCYVSIEGKVAKIRNIISDNKDIYLLYSTFAQQSSFFEYPEPSTVFGVYLMDSLSESTQLCNVGQVEEKLYVIPHGQQFVAMPLLHVH; via the coding sequence ATGGCAAGTGAACCATCATACTGGACGTGGAAACGTAAATCCAGGGCAAGAGTTAAAGAGCAATTGGATTCCATTCAAGCTGAATTTGATGTTCTGTATGAAGATGGAGTCATTGATGAAGATGGAGTCATTGATGAAGATGGAGTCATTGATGAAGATGGAGTCATTGATGAAGATGGAGTCATTGATGAAGATGGAGTCATTGATGAAGATGGAGTCATTGATGAAGATGGAGTCATTGATGAAGATGGAGTCATTGAAGGTTTTCCATGTGATGTTGAAGAGATGGATTTAGAGTCAATTTTGTCTGATGAGTCTTTCTGTGATTCTGATTCTGAGAGTGAAACAAAGATAAACAATTTAGAAGATGAATTGACAACATGGGCACTCGAAGAAAATGTTACACACAGTGCTTTGAACAAATTATTGCGAGTTCTTCAGTGCCATCACCCATCGCTGCCATTAGATGCTCGTACTCTTTTGAAGACCACACGATCTGAAGTAATGGCTGTCCAAGAGAAGGCTGGTGGGACATATCACTACTTTGGGATCCTGCCGTCGATGAGGTCGACCCTAGAGGCATATCACAGTAACTTGACCAGTGGAATGTGCCTTAAACTTCAGATCAATGTTGATGGCTTGCCATTGTTTAGAAGTTCATCAACTCAATTTTGGCCAATACTTGGGTTTGTTCAAAACCTCCCCAACCATAAACCATTTGTGATTGCCCTTTTTGCTGGAAATGGGAAACCTGAACTTTATGAGTACATGGAGGATTTTGTTGAGGACATCAACAATTTGGAGAAAGGCTTTTTCTTCAAAGAAATTCCCTTGTCTCTTAAGTTGGAGGCCATGGTTTGTGATGCACCAGCACGTGCGTTCTTGAAGTGTGTTAAAGGCCACACTGGTTATTCGGGGTGTGAAAAGTGTACCCAAGAAGGTGAATACTTGAATAACCGTGTGGTTTTCCCCATCACTGGTGCACCTCTCCGACGAGATGAGGACTTCATTGACATGACTGATGAAGCTCATCACCTTGGGTCCTCACCCCTGCCTGCCACCTCTTTAGGCTTGGTCAGTGGTTTCCCTCTGGACTTCATGCACCTTGTCTGCTTGGGAGTCATGAGGCGTCTAGTTTACCTCTGGCTTAAGGGTCCATTGTCATGTAGGCTCTCAAGTGGACAGGTGAATATGCTCTCTGAACAATTAGAAAACGTAAGGAGATACACACCAGTAGAATTTAACCGGCGGCCAAGAACACTGCAAGAGATAGACAGGTGGAAGGCGTCCGAGTTCCGGCAGCTCCTTCTTTACACTGGGCCTGTGCTCCTGAAGTCCTTTCTGCATGCAGCAGTTTACAAGCACTTCCTGCTTTTTTATGTGGGAATATTAATCCTgtctagcaaaaagctgtttgcCACCTACACAGACTATGCAAACAATGCCCTTGTTTTCTTTGTGGAGCACTTCAGGAAGATGTATGGTGATACCTACATTTCTTACAATGTACACAATCTTGTGCACCTTGCCCAAGATGCCAAGGTGCATGGAACACTGGATTGTTTCAGTGTGTTTAAGTTTGAAAATTTTATGAAGACTCTAAAGAAAATGGTTCGAAAGCCACAATCTCCCTGCTCCCAGGTAGTGAAGCGGATCCTCGAGAGGGGTACGACCCCAGTGCCACGGGTGGTAGGCTTGGGCCTGAGAAAGGAACATCTAAATGGACCACTGCCAGACATTTTTCCTGATGCTGTTCAGTACTCGGTGTACAAAACAGAGCAGTTCACACTGAAATTAGACACGGCAAACTGCTATGTCAGTATAGAGGGTAAAGTGGCCAAAATTAGGAATATCATTTCAGACAACAAGGACATTTACCTACTCTACTCAACCTTTGCCCAGCAGTCAAGTTTTTTTGAGTACCCTGAACCCTCAACAGTGTTTGGTGTGTATTTGATGGACAGTCTGTCAGAGTCGACACAGCTGTGTAATGTTGGACAAGTAGAGGAGAAGCTTTATGTAATTCCTCATGGACAACAGTTTGTTGCTATGCCGCTGTTACATGTGCACTGA